From Brachionichthys hirsutus isolate HB-005 chromosome 2, CSIRO-AGI_Bhir_v1, whole genome shotgun sequence, one genomic window encodes:
- the LOC137903887 gene encoding C4b-binding protein alpha chain-like isoform X2, with the protein MALHFRLLSCLSFAVAAQAQGCSRPLGGPNMDLKDNDILLEAFPDGTRVAFICNIGYTSAGGSGAATCTAGAWGPVTLKCERKSCGSAGEVDNGHVNYTTGIEFGDRIVISCNTGYTLVGNREVTCGDRGWMGRLPLCEVVVCDPPPPVADGAFDPDKDEYLYGEVVRYNCQKDFTLAGAEVLSCSEDGTFRPEAPECVKVNCEEPDIDNAEWIGGSRPPHGHMALTMFSCLAGFKMNGSASLVCGIDSSWSPALPTCETVACLSPPAVANGTFGPERASYRYGDAVQYVCETGFILSGPEQLSCSDEGTFKPAPPTCTRAPAPATPRPPTTTPGSDGNSVAKGVGGSVAANVMMVTLVQRYLA; encoded by the exons ATGGCTTTACACTTCCGGCTCCTGAGTTGCCTCAGCTTCGCCGTCGCTGCTCAAG CTCAGGGCTGCAGCAGACCTCTCGGGGGCCCCAACATGGATTTGAAGGACAACGACATCCTCTTGGAAGCGTTCCCGGACGGTACCAGAGTGGCTTTCATCTGTAATATTGGCTACACGTCTGCAGGAGGGTCCGGCGCCGCCACCTGCACCGCCGGTGCCTGGGGCCCCGTGACGCTGAAGTGTGAAA GAAAGAGCTGCGGATCGGCTGGAGAAGTGGACAACGGACACGTGAATTACACCACCGGGATCGAGTTCGGGGACAGAATCGTGATCAGTTGTAACACGGG TTACACGCTGGTGGGTAACCGGGAGGTTACGTGTGGAGACCGGGGCTGGATGGGCCGGCTGCCGCTCTGTGAAG TGGTGGTGTGTGACCCGCCCCCTCCGGTGGCGGACGGCGCTTTCGATCCAGACAAAGACGAGTATCTGTACGGAGAAGTCGTGCGATACAACTGCCAGAAAGATTTTACTCTGGCTGGAGCCGAAGTGTTGTCGTGTTCAGAAGACGGGACGTTTCGGCCCGAAGCGCCGGAATGCGTCA AGGTTAACTGTGAAGAGCCTGATATTGATAACGCCGAGTGGATCGGCGGCTCCCGACCGCCGCACGGACACATGGCGTTGACGATGTTCAGCTGCCTGGCCGGGTTTAAAATGAACGGGAGCGCCAGCCTGGTCTGTGGGATCGACAGCAGTTGGTCGCCGGCGCTCCCAACGTGCGAAA ccgTTGCTTGTCTCTCACCGCCCGCGGTGGCGAATGGCACGTTCGGTCCGGAGAGAGCGTCGTATCGCTACGGGGACGCCGTTCAGTACGTTTGTGAAACCGGTTTTATTCTGTCTGGACCGGAGCAGCTGTCGTGTTCGGACGAGGGAACGTTTAAACCGGCTCCTCCCACCTGCACCA GAGCGCCAGCCCCGGCTACACCtcgcccccccaccaccacgccAG gtAGTGATGGAAACTCCGTTGCGAAGGGAGTTGGCGGTTCTGTTGCGG caAACGTCATGATGGTCACGTTGGTCCAGCGTTACTTGGCTTga
- the LOC137903887 gene encoding C4b-binding protein alpha chain-like isoform X1: MALHFRLLSCLSFAVAAQAQGCSRPLGGPNMDLKDNDILLEAFPDGTRVAFICNIGYTSAGGSGAATCTAGAWGPVTLKCERKSCGSAGEVDNGHVNYTTGIEFGDRIVISCNTGYTLVGNREVTCGDRGWMGRLPLCEVVVCDPPPPVADGAFDPDKDEYLYGEVVRYNCQKDFTLAGAEVLSCSEDGTFRPEAPECVKVNCEEPDIDNAEWIGGSRPPHGHMALTMFSCLAGFKMNGSASLVCGIDSSWSPALPTCETVACLSPPAVANGTFGPERASYRYGDAVQYVCETGFILSGPEQLSCSDEGTFKPAPPTCTRAPAPATPRPPTTTPGSDGNSVAKGVGGSVAAVVVCVTLFIGGRKLVKKMKGSGRGQPDKNAQNADEEVALSDQKGLRQSPDEEAEAGGPLDSSTAVKKNPV; the protein is encoded by the exons ATGGCTTTACACTTCCGGCTCCTGAGTTGCCTCAGCTTCGCCGTCGCTGCTCAAG CTCAGGGCTGCAGCAGACCTCTCGGGGGCCCCAACATGGATTTGAAGGACAACGACATCCTCTTGGAAGCGTTCCCGGACGGTACCAGAGTGGCTTTCATCTGTAATATTGGCTACACGTCTGCAGGAGGGTCCGGCGCCGCCACCTGCACCGCCGGTGCCTGGGGCCCCGTGACGCTGAAGTGTGAAA GAAAGAGCTGCGGATCGGCTGGAGAAGTGGACAACGGACACGTGAATTACACCACCGGGATCGAGTTCGGGGACAGAATCGTGATCAGTTGTAACACGGG TTACACGCTGGTGGGTAACCGGGAGGTTACGTGTGGAGACCGGGGCTGGATGGGCCGGCTGCCGCTCTGTGAAG TGGTGGTGTGTGACCCGCCCCCTCCGGTGGCGGACGGCGCTTTCGATCCAGACAAAGACGAGTATCTGTACGGAGAAGTCGTGCGATACAACTGCCAGAAAGATTTTACTCTGGCTGGAGCCGAAGTGTTGTCGTGTTCAGAAGACGGGACGTTTCGGCCCGAAGCGCCGGAATGCGTCA AGGTTAACTGTGAAGAGCCTGATATTGATAACGCCGAGTGGATCGGCGGCTCCCGACCGCCGCACGGACACATGGCGTTGACGATGTTCAGCTGCCTGGCCGGGTTTAAAATGAACGGGAGCGCCAGCCTGGTCTGTGGGATCGACAGCAGTTGGTCGCCGGCGCTCCCAACGTGCGAAA ccgTTGCTTGTCTCTCACCGCCCGCGGTGGCGAATGGCACGTTCGGTCCGGAGAGAGCGTCGTATCGCTACGGGGACGCCGTTCAGTACGTTTGTGAAACCGGTTTTATTCTGTCTGGACCGGAGCAGCTGTCGTGTTCGGACGAGGGAACGTTTAAACCGGCTCCTCCCACCTGCACCA GAGCGCCAGCCCCGGCTACACCtcgcccccccaccaccacgccAG gtAGTGATGGAAACTCCGTTGCGAAGGGAGTTGGCGGTTCTGTTGCGG CTGTGGTGGTTTGCGTGACTCTGTTCATTGGAGGCCGGAAACTCgtgaagaaaatgaaagg CTCTGGGAGGGGTCAGCCTGACAAAAATGCTCAGAACGCCGACGAGGAAGTAGCGCTGTCG GATCAGAAGGGGCTGCGGCAGAGCCCGGATGAAGAAGCAGAGGCGGGGGGGCCTTTGGATAGTTCCACTGCTGTGAAGAAGAATCCTGTGTGA